In Lactuca sativa cultivar Salinas chromosome 5, Lsat_Salinas_v11, whole genome shotgun sequence, the DNA window TCAAGGTGAGAAACAATTATTTCTACGGGTTTTGTTATACTATGAACCCAAATGGCATGTACATAGTTAATTCATTAGGGCATTTAATTGATTTAAAAGTCATCATGCACAAAGGACCCGTTATTTGTTGGCCAAAAGTAATTcccctcactactagaaaaaagggtGTTTTCCTACAGAATATAGCCACGGAAAATTTCCATATAATTAGCTATGGAATGGCTATGGATCAGCTACAGAATGGCACGCCCTAATTTAGTAACGAAATAGCTATGGAATCGCTATGGAATAGCTACCGATTCCAATTTGTAGCTAttctgtagctaattagctacagaaTGGCTACGTAATAGCTACGAATACAATATCAAACCATTGAATGAGTAAGAGATCTCGAAGGTGCACAcgactttatgaatgatattatTAACTATAAGTCATTGAAAATaaagataatcatgtataatagaaGTGTAAAAAAACAAAGAGAAAAAAATGATGCTTAATGCccgaaaaatcgaaaataagaaaaatctgtAGCTAATTAACTAtgaatttttcttttttttgatttttcaggcCTAAAATGTCGTTTTTTTCGCTTAGTTTTCTCCACACCTTTAGTTTCGATTTCTTATTTTCTAAATAGCACCTTCTGGATCAAGTATTCGTTTCACAGTTTAACAATGTAATCAGTATACTTTTCACCAACTTGGGATCGATTtatttttgtatatgtatatttacatacatgaatgagttgtggtatatgtatacgtgtatgtgtgtatgtatacaTGTTTGTGAGTATTTATACGTGAATGTAGATCATaagcattatagtgttaaaccattAAACGAGTAATGGATCTCGTATGTGCACAcgactttatgaatgatattaatagctataagttggtgaaaatatagataatcatgtattATAAATATGTGAAAAAACGAAACggaaaaaacgacgtttggtgctcgaaaaatcgaaaataagaatcatctgtagctaattagctacgaatGTTTATTATTTTCGATTTTCCGGGCACCAAATGTCGTTTTTTTCGTTTCGTTTTTTCACACCACTTTTATACATTATTATCTATATGTTCACCAAattatagctattaatatcggTTCTAAAGTCGTGTGCACCTTCAGAATCAAGTGCTCGTTTCACGGTTTAACATTGTAATGTATGTACTTTTGACCAACTTGTGATGGGtatatgtttgtatatgtatatctaTGTACATGAATGAGTTGTGGTATATGTGTACGTGTATACGTGTTTCTAAGTATTTGTATTTGAATGTATTAATaagcattatagtgttaaaccattAAACGAGTAATGGATCACGTAGGTGCGTACGACTTTATGAACGATATTATTAAttataagttggtgaaaatatagataatcatgtatataaacaaaagtacgttgctattatggTTAATAGTTAGGTAGTTTGTTGATAgtattgattaaattgataataaacaaaagtacgttgctattatggTTAAAAGTTAGGTAGTTTGTTGATAATACTGATTAAATTGATAATAaacaaaagtatgttgctattatggttAAAAGTTAGGTAGTTTGTTGATAATAAACTAAAATGCATTGTTATAATAaactaaagtacattgctaataATGTTTAACTATTGAATTGTGTTGCCATTTTCTTAGGTTGATAGGTTGCGTGCACAAGTTTCTACCatggaacaacaacaacaaaaacaaatgaAAGAACAAATGGAAATGGTTATGAGGATGATGAATATGTCTAGAAATCAACCCCGTGCTCCCCCCAATAATCCACCTGAGGACAATTGATAAGTATTTTGGAACAATTGAATTTGTAAACATTTCGTATTGTCTGTTTTGTTAATTAGTGCTTACTTTTGTAAGATAATTTGGACAATGGAATGGAATGTGTCAAACTTGGTATTAGGGACATtttttgttgtattttatatGGTATTTGGGACAAATATGAACTGAATGTGGTATTtgacaaaaaaattgaaaatttttaaattaattttttttaaataaaacgaaGTTAGCTACAGCATAGCTACGGATTTCCGTAGCTATTTGGATCTGTAGCTATTTCGTAGCTATTTAGTTCCGTAGCTATCTAGTTCCGTAACTATTCCATAGGAAATCCGTAGTTATTTATTTCCGTAGTTATTCCGTAGCTATAATACCTACGGAAAATTCCATAGTCATTCCGTAGCGATTCTGTAGCTAATCCATAGCTATAATTTAGGCATGGGCCATTATGCTACAGCTAATTTTTTAGTAGCAATTTTGTagctatttgcttatagctacggaatagctacggatttTGCTGTAACTATTGCACAAATTTTCTAATAATGCCTAAAAGTCAGTGTTTCTTTTGGCGGCTTCCCTTAGCAAAATTCCATGCTGTGTCACTAGCTGGACGTGGCATCACGATTCGTGACCAACAATGCCCACTATTCCATAAAAATTTAGAAACCGCTGATCACTTATTAGCTAGTTGTGAGTTCACTCATGTGGTGCAAGAATGGATCTTCaggtaggggtgttcgtttggatggatcggtttgatccgatccaatcaagtgaatccaaattgatttcggttttcaaaacatggatctgaATAATCTAagctaaattcaaatccgatccgatccgatccagttacaattcggttggatcggtttttataattcggttttcaaaaaccgaaacattttaaaacaacatataattataatattacccaattTTACACAAGAAACGaaaaaaattatttagttgtgatttgaaatttacaTACAAACAACTACTAAgcagatatattatagttaaatattttatagatagaaaatTTTTGAGAGATAATacatattgatgtttttttatcgggtgaaatcTGTTGAACCTATATGAAAAAATAATTTACAAAATCAATagataactatagatatatattataaataaataaataataaatgtttatcacTACAAGAAATAGAGTTTTTAGCAGCGACCCCAATAGCGGCGACAGGGAGCTTTAGCGGCGACAAATTAAAAAGTCGCCGCTAAAGGTCTGTGTCGCCGCTATTGGTGTTGCCGCTAAAGACTGAATGACACCGATCCGCTCTTTGACGTTTTGGCAAACACAAACCGTCCGATTGTTTTTCTAATCCAACGGCTAGGGTGCTCGTGGAACGCATAAATGAAATACCGGCGACTTTTGTCACCGCTAATGATCCAAAATAGTCGCCgctaaagataaaaaaaatgacGCGGTAATAATTCCCTCCCGATAGTCGCCGCTATTGATAGGTGTCGCCGCTAAAGCCCAATTTGTCGCCGGTaaaggtgtcgccgctaaaggtcgaCGCAGTTAACCCCAAAAACTCGATCTTTTTCCTTTTGCTCTTTCTGTTTCACTCCCTTCGCCTGTTTCTCTTCTCTCGTCTACATCTTGCTTCACCGATTATTGTGGGCTACCAGTGAGAATTATCAATTTTGGGTGGGTGAAATTTTCCACAAAGAAGATACCATCGGTGGAGAAAGATTTCCAGGTGAGGACCAAGCTTTTCCGGCGACACCAAACTTTTTACGGCGACACCAAGCTATTTTCAGGTCAATTTTCGGTCCCTTTTGTCTTGTAACATTGATTTTATGTTTATTGGAGTACTTAATTgtaaaaaaatatcaatttcagttTTGTTGATTGTGTTACTACGTTTCCGACCACCACCCGAGACTATCGCCACCACTTGACTATTTTCATTGACTTCCACCACCACAGGTtctatttacttctatttattgtGAATTTTTAGTTTAATTGCAaaatatgtgtatgtatatatgtgtaggTGCTGTGTTTGATGTTTGAtgtatatatgtcaaaatatgtgaaattttagtttaattgtatatatgtcaatgtatatatgtgtagtttgtctaaataaaattaaaaaataaaattaataaatatgtgaaattttagtttaattgtataTACGTCATGTGTTATAAAGTCTACATTACATTtgtttcattattattattattattattattattattattattgttattgttgttgttgtgttgttcATTCTTTCATAATATTTCAAACTATCGATATGaaaatttgaaaagtaaaaggCATTAAGGCAATAAATTCAAATCTAAAgttttggtataagtaggatgcaataattggaaaaaaaaaataaaaaaataaattattgttataattgaaaaaaaacaaaaaacaatgttataaaattggttaaaaacttatatacaaataTTAGAAAGTTTTAGTTTAAATAGAAATGTTTATTCTCATGTAAATgtttatttctatgtaatgtgaATTTTTGTAATAAAAATTGTATCTGTATATAATTTTTCAGGAAATGTTGTCAATTTGGCTTTTGTTCGTGTACACCATGGTTGTTGTTATGGGTCGTGGACATGGGGGTGATGGAGCTGAGGACCCACCTTTCCCAGATGGTAGAGGTGCTggtcatcatgatttactaaaagctttGGTAATTATGTTTTTGTCCCAAATGcaataaataacaatgtactttggttaTTTGGCTTAGTTTAAAAATAGAAATGTAGTTTGGCATCATAAAATGTATGTTGATTTGGTCATTTTGGTTTTTGGTGAGTATTTGCTAAAATCTTTGGTATTTGAGTTTTTGTCCcatatgcaagaaataacaatgtactttgtttttttgtcttagtttaaaaatagcaatgtattttggcGTCATAAAATGCATGTGGATTTGGTAATTGTGTTTTCGTCCCTAGTTAGAAAATTTAacttataatttatatatgttgttatttattatgtagtTTGAAAATCTTCGGGCATTGCTCGACGAACCGACGTGTAGGGAGGAGctttattcgttttttcaatcACAGAATAATCAAGGAGGACATGATGGGAACGAAGATGATGATATGTAGGGAGGAGCTTTATTTGTATGGTATACTTGTCATACTTTGCTATTTGTTAGAATTGTAAAACTTACTTTGCTACTTGTTAGAATTATCAAACTTTTGGTTGTTTTATTTtggtattaaattaattataacagtatttgatatttaattttatgTTGTGTAGTTTTTGGTATAGAATTAATTATAACAATATTTGGAATAAATTATACCCAAAATcgcaaatatataaaaaaaaaatgaaaaacgttATTACTGGCGACAAGAGTATTACCGGCGACATTGTCTTTAGCGGCGACATgaagtattagcggcgacaggtACATTAGCGGTGACAATTGTCTTTAACGGCGACAATCTGATCAATAGCGACGAAGTGGTAGCGGCGACTCTTTACCGGCGACGTGTCCCTGCTATTAGCTTTAGCGGCAACTTCTCGATCCtttaccggcgacttttgtcgcCGCTAATTGCTTATTTCCTTGTAGTGTATTCGGTTTTTTTGTACTAtccggttcttattttataaaccaaaaccaatccgaaatccaaaataataattcggttttcttgaaaacaaatccaaaaatccgaatatccgaaccaaatagtccaatccaaattatcAAATtgaacaattcggttttatccaaataatatACAGGTGGTGTGGGATACAACCAAATCAAATTTCTAATGTAGCTGAATGTCTTGACTTTTTAGCTTCTTAGGGAAATTGTCCTAACAAACGAGAGATAATCTACACGGTAATGTTTTGTCTCATATGGAACATTTGGCAGACAATGAACAGTAGGGTGTTTAAAAACATGAGAGAATTCTCTACCAAAGTGGCAGGTAATATCATATCCCTTTCATACATCAGGAGTAACTCTGTATGCGGTAATTGGGTTGAATGAAGTTGTTCGCCTTTCACGTACTGCCTCTAAAATGTTATCTTTTTGCCACTCTTTTCTTCACCATTTATTATATGTGCCTTATGTACTATTGCATGCGTCTTAGCCTCTTGCTAAGCGTGCTgcgttttattttatattatttttttacaaaaaaatagaCAAACAAACAAAATTAGATATCATATTCGTCTAATTGTCTAAAATTTTAGTTATGCAATTATGCAAATTTTAGTTTTTCTAGAATGTGGATGtggtaattaattaaattaattgaaTACCAGAATTGAATGAGACTAGAATGAAGACATGATAATATACAACTCTTATAAATTACTTGTTTGCGTTCAATGATCTTAATTAAATACACATGTTTGTGACCCACGCATATGTCCATTTAATACTTAAATAGGGTCCATTTAGCACCATTACAAATTAATCGTCCTCTCTAGACATTAAAAGAgttcatataaatctttaattaAATTGTACCGTGATAGTTTAGCTTGACACGTTCAGATATATATAATGATTTGAAATATTACAAAATCAGCtatataattttaatgttatcTTTATCAATCACAAATGTCACAAGCACAAATTAAGACAGGCACGAAGTAAACACGTAGGTGCATAGAAAACTTAAACTAAAAATATGAATAACATGAAACATGTACTTCGGAAATATTTATGATATCAAGCAATTAACTATCGCCTGGCGATCTTCTTCGAAAGTGCATAAACGTTGATCCAGACCAACAGTAGAAATGTTATGGAGGATATGAATGATAAAAAAATAGAGGTTCCAACATGCATGCAGTAAGAATTGTACATATTACATATCTTGTTCCACCTGCTATGAGAGTTTCCTTTGTATCCTATGTATGATACACCTCCTGATGCCCCTGTTGCTGCAGCCATGATACCTAATAGCAGCTGTCGCATATGCGTTTTTAATAATAAGTTAGTATCCTTTTCGAAGATAAAACGATCTAttattaattatctaaatttaTTTTGCATTGCTGAAATTTGGATGAAACAACGACCTATCTTAGTTAAAGAAATTAGCCTAATACCGAATCGAGTATCACAAATTGAAATTTTAGCCTTGATGAGATTCCTCCTGGCTTCATGAGCGCCAAAACTGATATTAAACCAGTGATGATGCTGTATAAAGCAGCCGTACATAGAGCTGCCAGAAGGTATCTGCATCATAACAAGACTATAAATATCGTATTCCACAATAAATCCCATTTTTGGCCATAGTTGTAGTGGAGGAATAGATGTTTTTTACCTGTGAGCATCGGAGTGACTGAATTTTGCAACCTTGGATATTGCCAGCCCAGGTGCAATTGTAATAAGCTTCGTTTGTTTAGAAGTGATGAGAAGAATTATCCCACCCACGGCAGATGCAAGTATAACTACCCTAGAGAACAAATTAATAACTGCATGCTTCTTGGAATCACATGCGAGTCTAGGAGCAATGTACTCCGGTGGTGATGCCGACGTCTTTAGTGGTACCTCCATACTAATGGCGGCATGGGCATGTTGAGGGATAGTAGAGCCATTGGATACCATCGTTTCCGGGATGCAGAATGCAGCaaagcacagtttgttctttgttAGCAAGTACTGTGGGTGGATGCATGTATGGCAGATTCTACTTTTATACATCAATATTAGGTCCTGACTCGTGAGCTTCGATCTTTCGTCGTTTCTTGACTTTCGAACGTTTGATCTTTTGGACTTTAGAGCAATTCATGGTTTCGGAAAATTTTGGAAGTGCTTTGGAAGGTGAACGCAAGCCTTTATATGTCAAAACTATTacaagacaaaaaaaaattaaaa includes these proteins:
- the LOC111880377 gene encoding CASP-like protein 1 — its product is MYKSRICHTCIHPQYLLTKNKLCFAAFCIPETMVSNGSTIPQHAHAAISMEVPLKTSASPPEYIAPRLACDSKKHAVINLFSRVVILASAVGGIILLITSKQTKLITIAPGLAISKVAKFSHSDAHRYLLAALCTAALYSIITGLISVLALMKPGGISSRLKFQFVILDSLLLGIMAAATGASGGVSYIGYKGNSHSRWNKICNMYNSYCMHVGTSIFLSFISSITFLLLVWINVYALSKKIARR